In Gemmatimonadaceae bacterium, the following proteins share a genomic window:
- a CDS encoding PadR family transcriptional regulator — MEKDGVLVPGTFDLLILKALSLGAMHGWGVAERIERLSGGVCEIQQGAVYPALQRLRRRGWVVAEWRITDNNRRARFYKLTASGRRQLAAEVAWWQRAIGGVDRVLRAVAAEA; from the coding sequence ATGGAGAAGGATGGCGTGCTGGTTCCCGGCACGTTCGATCTGCTCATCCTCAAGGCGCTGAGCCTGGGGGCGATGCACGGCTGGGGTGTGGCCGAGCGGATCGAGCGGCTGTCGGGCGGCGTGTGCGAGATTCAGCAAGGTGCCGTGTATCCCGCGCTGCAACGCCTGCGCCGCCGCGGCTGGGTCGTCGCCGAGTGGCGCATCACCGACAACAACCGCCGCGCGCGCTTCTACAAGCTCACGGCATCCGGACGCCGGCAGCTGGCCGCCGAAGTCGCGTGGTGGCAGCGCGCGATCGGCGGGGTGGATCGCGTGCTGCGCGCCGTCGCGGCGGAGGCCTGA